The following coding sequences lie in one Silene latifolia isolate original U9 population chromosome 5, ASM4854445v1, whole genome shotgun sequence genomic window:
- the LOC141655357 gene encoding endo-1,4-beta-xylanase 5-like has protein sequence MEHDKYKCWTREHIGIKKCAFWPKIRVLGSLAGCDTQDVPYDYSATTECLEEPWKAQYCNGGIIHNSECYNGTQGWTVYGQGKIEHRVSKNWNNFIVALNRTHPSDSPSQQLNLTQGMYYAFSAWIQVGEGSDIVSVIFRGQNGVALHGGTVIAEKGCWSMLKGGIISTFSGLADLTFKTENTTAEVWIDSVALWPFNRTQWRSHHQETITKVRKRKIKFHVTDSNNVSLDQAMISLNPIKPGFPLGCSINKNILNSTSYQDWFTSRFTVTAFDNEMKWYSTEKTPGIEDYSISDAMLQFCETKNISVRGHNIFWDDPSYQPDWINNQTTAQSLKEASDKRMISVVSRYKGRVVAWDVENENLHFQFYEDKLGENASAEFYAKTYEIDQNPLLFMNEYNTVEYSVDRSAIPAKYARKLKNIVSYYREMHGNITLPMGIGLQARYLPGQPNLVYMRAGMDYLASMGFPLWLTEVFLMKGENQEYYLEDVLREGYSHPAVQGIVTWPTPPSSADCQMCLTDQNFKNTPNGDIIDKLIKEWSSKPLEMTANLQGFSEAMLFHGDYEVSVRHPNTSSSNNVKLQVSEKSSDFVRLEFGDNLRVYL, from the exons ATGGAG CACGATAAGTACAAGTGCTGGACACGAGAACATATTGGTATTAAAAAGTGCGCGTTTTGGCCCAAAATACGTGTGTTAGGGTCACTTGCAGGGTGTGACACTCAAGATGTTCCTTACGACTATTCAGCAACAACAGAG TGCCTTGAAGAACCATGGAAAGCTCAGTATTGCAATGGAGGGATCATACACAACTCAGAATGTTATAATGGTACTCAAGGTTGGACAGTGTATGGACAAGGGAAGATTGAACACAGAGTATCGAAAAATTGGAACAACTTCATTGTCGCTCTTAATAGAACTCACCCATCTGATAGCCCTTCTCAACAACTTAATCTTACTCAAGGAATGTATTACGCTTTTTCAG CATGGATTCAAGTAGGTGAAGGGAGTGACATAGTGTCAGTCATCTTCAGAGGCCAGAATGGTGTGGCCCTCCATGGCGGAACAGTAATTGCTGAGAAAGGATGTTGGAGCATGCTTAAAGGTGGTATCATCTCTACTTTCTCCGGTCTGGCTGATCTAACATTCAAG ACTGAGAACACAACTGCTGAAGTCTGGATTGATAGTGTCGCACTGTGGCCATTCAATAGGACACAGTGGAGATCTCATCACCAAGAAACTATTACAAAG GTGAGAAAACGCAAGATAAAATTCCATGTAACAGATTCAAACAACGTCTCACTTGACCAAGCTATGATTTCTTTGAACCCAATTAAGCCGGGATTTCCTTTAGGATGTTCAATCAATAAAAACATACTGAATAGCACTTCTTACCAAGATTGGTTTACCTCAAGATTTACAGTCACTGCTTTCGACAATGAAATGAAATGGTATTCCACAGAAAAGACTCCAGGGATTGAAGACTATTCCATTTCGGATGCTATGCTACAGTTCTGTGAAACCAAAAACATTTCTGTTCGAGGGCATAATATCTTTTGGGACGACCCAAGTTACCAACCCGATTGGATAAATAACCAAACCACGGCCCAATCCTTGAAAGAAGCTTCTGATAAGAGGATGATATCGGTTGTTTCGAGGTATAAAGGGAGAGTTGTTGCTTGGGATGTGGAGAATGAAAACTTGCATTTTCAGTTTTACGAGGATAAGCTTGGAGAGAATGCTTCGGCTGAGTTTTATGCCAAAACTTACGAGATTGATCAAAACCCACTCTTGTTCATGAATGAGTATAATACAGTTGAGTATAGTGTAGATAGATCCGCAATACCAGCAAAATATGCTAGAAAGTTGAAGAACATTGTATCATATTATAGAGAAATGCATGGTAATATAACCTTGCCAATGGGAATAGGATTGCAGGCTCGCTATCTTCCGGGCCAACCCAACTTGGTTTACATGAGAGCAGGAATGGATTACTTGGCTTCAATGGGGTTTCCGCTTTGGCTAACCGAAGTTTTTCTTATGAAAGGAGAGAACCAG GAATATTACCTGGAAGATGTGCTGAGAGAAGGATACTCGCACCCTGCGGTTCAAGGGATCGTAACATGGCCAACACCACCATCAAGTGCAGACTGTCAGATGTGTCTTACGGACCAAAACTTCAAGAATACGCCAAACGGAGACATCATCGATAAGCTGATTAAAGAGTGGAGCTCCAAACCATTGGAAATGACAGCAAATTTACAGGGTTTTTCTGAAGCAATGTTGTTTCATGGGGATTATGAAGTCTCTGTAAGGCATCCAAACACTAGTTCTTCCAATAACGTGAAGCTTCAGGTATCTGAAAAATCATCGGACTTTGTCCGTCTAGAGTTTGGTGATAATTTAAGAGTGTATTTGTGA
- the LOC141657391 gene encoding ABSCISIC ACID-INSENSITIVE 5-like protein 2 has product MGTQTMGSQGCVGDTSIPKPPGLSRQGSLYSLTLDEVENHLGNLGKPLGSLNLDELLRTVEATQTIGGSNNVHNGAQNLSQGSSGVSALSRQSSILLSRDLKEKTVEEVWREIQEGAKSTSEEQDPERQNTLGEMTLEDFLVQAGVVIDAPDGGGGNSNGNSNVGAVVDPNSGQHAPWMPYQLIPQQQQHGMMTMFMPGHAVPQPISVSGGTLSDTGYTDAQLAVTTSPLMGTLSDPQTVGRKRIAPGNVVERTVERRQKRMIKNRESAARSRARKQAYTHELENKVSRLEEENERLRRMREVEKALPSVPPPQPKYQLRRTSSAPI; this is encoded by the exons ATGGGTACTCAAACAATGGGATCTCAAGGTTGTGTTGGGGATACTTCCATTCCGAAACCTCCAGGGTTGTCTAGACAAGGCTCTTTATATAGCCTTACCCTTGATGAAGTCGAAAACCATTTGGGAAATTTGGGGAAACCCTTAGGAAGTTTGAATCTTGATGAGCTTTTGAGGACAGTGGAGGCTACACAAACTATAGGGGGTAGTAATAATGTGCATAATGGTGCTCAGAATCTTAGTCAGGGCAGTAGTGGAGTGTCGGCTCTTAGTAGGCAGTCGAGCATTTTGTTGTCGAGGGATTTAAAAGAGAAGACGGTTGAGGAGGTGTGGAGAGAAATTCAAGAGGGAGCAAAGAGTACAAGTGAGGAGCAAGACCCGGAGAGGCAGAACACTCTTGGTGAAATGACATTGGAGGATTTCTTGGTTCAGGCCGGGGTTGTGATTGATGCCCCAGATGGGGGCGGCGGAAATAGTAATGGCAATAGTAATGTGGGAGCTGTAGTAGACCCAAATTCTGGACAACATGCTCCATGGATGCCATACCAGTTAATTCCTCAGCAGCAACAACATGGTATGATGACAATGTTTATGCCAGGTCACGCAGTTCCTCAGCCTATTTCTGTCAGTGGTGGGACCCTGTCAGATACAGGCTACACAGATGCACAACTGGCAGTGACAACATCCCCGTTGATGGGAACATTGTCTGATCCACAGACGGTTGGGAGGAAAAGGATAGCTCCAGGGAATGTGGTTGAGAGAACCGTTGAGAGGAGGCAGAAGAGAATGATTAAGAATAGGGAATCTGCTGCACGTTCACGAGCTAGGAAGCAG GCGTATACACATGAGTTAGAAAATAAGGTTTCACGGCTAGAAGAGGAGAATGAAAGGCTAAGAAGAATGAGG GAGGTGGAGAAGGCATTGCCGAGTGTTCCCCCACCTCAGCCCAAGTACCAGCTCCGTCGCACAAGCTCAGCACCTATCTAG